From one Macellibacteroides fermentans genomic stretch:
- the mnmH gene encoding tRNA 2-selenouridine(34) synthase MnmH, with protein MEDVLMADDFLEQSKTGILIDVRSPSEFEAGHIPGARNLPLFSDNERAEIGTRYVQYGKDNAVERGLEIAGPKLAGFVKQARQWADGAPIYMYCWRGGMRSGSMAWLFRTAGLTTYLLSGGYKAYRNSFAQLLEAHPWQLLILGGPTGCGKTEVLHQLQRMEQQVIDLERLAHHKGSAFGSLGETAQPSTEQFTNQLHALMRTFNPARPIWCEGESASIGKVVIPSAFYALMLSAPFLNLEIPYQERIRHILNDYGTFQPDELILSFRKIEKRLGGEATRKAIECVEQHDLESAVCIALSYYDKGYRRSSGKQWPNQIPCLWEDSDPAVIARKLLALYENGCNVGIEQVQQLAKIR; from the coding sequence ATGGAAGATGTATTAATGGCCGATGATTTTTTGGAGCAAAGCAAGACCGGCATCCTGATTGATGTACGGTCGCCTTCCGAATTTGAGGCTGGACATATTCCCGGGGCACGTAACCTGCCCTTGTTCTCGGACAACGAAAGGGCCGAGATAGGGACACGCTATGTACAATATGGGAAAGACAACGCTGTAGAAAGGGGATTGGAGATTGCCGGCCCTAAACTGGCAGGGTTTGTTAAACAGGCCAGGCAATGGGCAGACGGCGCACCTATTTATATGTATTGTTGGCGCGGAGGCATGCGCAGCGGAAGCATGGCATGGCTTTTCCGTACAGCCGGACTTACAACCTATCTGCTCTCTGGTGGATACAAGGCTTATCGTAACTCCTTCGCCCAGTTGCTGGAAGCTCATCCGTGGCAGTTGCTGATACTGGGTGGACCAACCGGGTGCGGTAAAACCGAGGTGTTGCATCAGCTGCAACGTATGGAACAGCAGGTAATCGATCTGGAGAGACTGGCGCATCATAAAGGATCGGCTTTCGGATCATTGGGAGAAACCGCACAACCAAGCACCGAACAATTTACCAATCAGCTGCACGCTTTGATGCGTACCTTCAATCCGGCAAGACCGATCTGGTGCGAAGGCGAAAGTGCCAGCATCGGCAAGGTTGTTATCCCTTCCGCCTTTTATGCCCTGATGCTGTCGGCTCCGTTTTTGAACCTCGAGATACCTTATCAGGAACGCATAAGACATATACTGAATGACTACGGAACCTTTCAGCCCGACGAGCTGATTCTCTCCTTCCGTAAAATAGAAAAACGTTTGGGGGGCGAGGCTACCCGTAAAGCCATCGAGTGCGTAGAACAGCATGACCTTGAAAGCGCCGTTTGCATAGCACTTAGCTATTACGACAAAGGATACCGGCGTTCGTCGGGAAAGCAATGGCCCAATCAGATTCCGTGCTTGTGGGAAGATTCGGATCCCGCCGTTATAGCCCGTAAATTACTCGCTTTGTACGAAAACGGATGCAACGTAGGCATTGAACAGGTACAACAATTAGCGAAAATCAGATAA
- a CDS encoding class II fructose-bisphosphate aldolase, giving the protein MVSYKELGLVNTKEMFAKAVAGGYAIPAFNFNNMEQMQAIVQAAVATKSPVILQVSSGARKYANQTLLRYMAQGAVEYAKELGCEKPQIVLHLDHGDSLELCKSCIEMGFSSVMIDGSHLPYDENVALTKQVVEYAHAHDVTVEGELGVLAGVEDDVCAEHHTYTEPDQVVDFVTKTGVDSLAISIGTSHGANKFTPAQCTRDANGILVPPPLRFDILEEIEKRIPGFPIVLHGSSSVPQDKVATINKYGGALVDAIGIPEEQLRRAAASAVCKINIDSDGRLAMTAAVREIFATKPGEFDPRKYLGPARDSLKELYADKIKNVLGSADKL; this is encoded by the coding sequence ATGGTAAGTTACAAAGAGTTAGGTCTGGTAAACACAAAAGAAATGTTTGCAAAGGCTGTTGCAGGTGGATATGCTATTCCTGCTTTCAACTTCAACAACATGGAACAGATGCAGGCTATCGTTCAGGCTGCAGTAGCAACAAAGTCGCCTGTTATCCTTCAGGTATCTAGTGGTGCACGTAAATATGCAAATCAGACATTGCTTCGTTATATGGCTCAGGGTGCTGTAGAATATGCAAAAGAACTGGGTTGCGAAAAACCTCAGATTGTTCTTCACCTGGATCACGGAGATTCATTGGAATTGTGTAAATCTTGTATTGAAATGGGCTTTTCTTCAGTAATGATCGATGGTTCACACCTTCCTTACGACGAAAACGTAGCATTGACAAAACAAGTAGTTGAATACGCACACGCACACGACGTAACTGTAGAAGGTGAACTAGGTGTATTGGCTGGTGTGGAAGATGATGTTTGCGCAGAACACCACACATATACAGAGCCAGATCAGGTTGTGGATTTCGTAACCAAGACTGGTGTTGATTCATTGGCTATCTCAATCGGTACTTCACACGGAGCTAACAAGTTTACTCCTGCACAGTGTACCCGCGACGCCAACGGAATCCTGGTTCCTCCTCCCTTGCGTTTCGATATCCTGGAAGAAATCGAAAAGAGAATCCCCGGATTCCCTATCGTACTTCACGGATCTTCTTCTGTACCTCAGGACAAAGTTGCCACAATTAACAAATATGGTGGTGCTTTGGTTGATGCAATCGGTATTCCTGAAGAACAATTGCGCAGAGCAGCTGCATCTGCAGTATGTAAGATCAACATCGACTCAGACGGCCGTTTGGCTATGACTGCAGCCGTTCGTGAAATCTTCGCTACAAAGCCAGGTGAATTCGACCCACGTAAATATTTGGGCCCGGCTCGCGATAGCTTGAAGGAACTTTATGCAGACAAGATCAAGAATGTTCTTGGTTCAGCAGACAAGTTGTAA
- a CDS encoding HU family DNA-binding protein gives MSIYYDMRENPNPEKDGNQKPLHPRAVSKGTIKADKIVDAIAQRTGFSRGEIQGVLEEYTQEMLLRVSEGYNVEWGTLGTLSPKLKAKRQVMTKSEIRSPSISVSGLNFKGSAWLSRQLNFDLERSESGFNNSTPYGAIYRRKLLEQYLDENPYIKRTDYSKLTGQLKNKAIQQLNEYVEQGVLIRLGRGNQTEYRRATQPAAAEK, from the coding sequence TATTATGACATGCGTGAAAACCCCAATCCCGAAAAAGATGGAAACCAAAAACCACTTCATCCCCGTGCCGTATCGAAGGGAACGATCAAAGCCGACAAGATAGTGGATGCCATTGCCCAGCGAACAGGTTTTAGCCGGGGAGAGATTCAGGGTGTGCTGGAGGAATATACCCAGGAGATGCTTTTGCGCGTTTCGGAAGGTTATAATGTGGAATGGGGTACTTTGGGAACTTTATCGCCTAAGCTAAAGGCCAAACGTCAGGTTATGACAAAAAGTGAGATCCGGTCGCCGTCCATTTCAGTATCAGGACTAAATTTTAAAGGCTCTGCCTGGTTATCGAGGCAATTGAACTTCGATCTGGAAAGATCTGAGTCCGGCTTTAACAATTCGACACCCTACGGAGCTATTTATCGCAGGAAGCTGTTGGAACAGTACCTGGATGAGAATCCGTACATTAAACGAACCGACTATTCCAAACTTACCGGTCAATTAAAGAATAAGGCTATCCAACAGCTGAACGAGTATGTGGAGCAAGGAGTCCTTATAAGGCTGGGCAGAGGTAATCAGACGGAATACAGACGGGCAACACAACCGGCAGCCGCCGAAAAATAA
- a CDS encoding thiol-disulfide oxidoreductase DCC family protein, whose amino-acid sequence MGIVLFDGVCNLCNGAVRFIIKRDRFGKFRFASLQSDAGRALLERYGVTHWGTDSIVYIPQQGDAFRESSAVLYILKELGRGWQLFFPLIHLPTFLRDGIYRFIARNRYRWFGKKEKCMLPSDTTRSRFIE is encoded by the coding sequence ATGGGAATAGTTTTATTTGACGGTGTCTGCAACCTATGCAACGGAGCGGTGCGGTTTATTATTAAACGCGACCGTTTCGGTAAATTCCGTTTCGCCTCTTTACAGTCGGATGCCGGCAGAGCTTTGCTTGAGCGATACGGGGTTACGCATTGGGGAACAGACAGCATCGTGTATATACCACAACAGGGAGATGCGTTCCGCGAATCTTCGGCCGTACTTTATATACTGAAAGAGCTCGGGCGGGGCTGGCAATTGTTCTTTCCGCTCATTCATTTACCCACCTTCCTGCGGGACGGAATCTACCGTTTTATTGCCCGAAACCGCTACAGATGGTTCGGGAAAAAAGAAAAATGCATGCTGCCTTCGGATACCACCCGTTCACGCTTTATTGAGTGA
- a CDS encoding DUF3343 domain-containing protein has protein sequence MSQPTKTAVFKTARMVIKADNACRQSGLAVKVIPVPPSVSSDCGMCLEIAAAEVEPFKALMASLNIEMKIYDNNLI, from the coding sequence ATGTCGCAACCAACTAAGACAGCTGTTTTTAAGACAGCCCGAATGGTAATCAAGGCCGACAATGCCTGCAGGCAGTCCGGATTAGCCGTAAAGGTTATACCGGTACCTCCCTCGGTATCGTCGGATTGTGGTATGTGCCTCGAAATTGCAGCTGCCGAAGTAGAGCCGTTCAAGGCTCTGATGGCATCCCTAAACATTGAAATGAAGATCTATGACAACAACCTCATTTGA
- the yedF gene encoding sulfurtransferase-like selenium metabolism protein YedF: MKQIDTRGQLCPAPLILAKKGIEEATAGEIIEILTDNDTALCNLRNYLAELKLTPQLRSEGEVHTLTLVKPGRLPDTSGAERFCTTPGNDYIVVIKSDVMGQGDSQLGQILLRAFVNSLKEAALLPKAILLYNSGIKIALTGTDTAASLQELEEKGVAIIACGTCVDYYEVKNQLAVGMISNMFTLTRYMSEAGHIVYP; the protein is encoded by the coding sequence ATGAAACAGATAGATACCAGAGGACAACTTTGTCCCGCTCCCCTCATCCTGGCCAAAAAAGGCATCGAAGAGGCAACCGCCGGCGAAATAATTGAGATTCTTACCGACAATGATACTGCTTTGTGCAACCTCCGGAATTACCTTGCCGAACTGAAACTTACACCTCAGCTCAGAAGCGAAGGAGAGGTGCATACCCTTACCCTGGTCAAACCCGGTCGGCTTCCCGATACCTCCGGAGCCGAGCGCTTTTGTACCACACCCGGCAACGATTACATCGTCGTAATCAAATCGGATGTCATGGGCCAGGGCGATTCCCAACTGGGACAAATCCTCCTGCGGGCTTTTGTAAACTCGCTTAAAGAGGCGGCATTGCTGCCCAAAGCCATTCTCCTGTATAACAGCGGTATTAAAATAGCCCTTACCGGAACCGATACAGCAGCATCGTTGCAGGAGCTGGAAGAAAAAGGCGTAGCCATAATTGCCTGCGGAACATGCGTGGACTATTACGAAGTTAAAAATCAATTGGCTGTGGGCATGATAAGCAACATGTTTACACTTACACGCTATATGTCTGAAGCCGGTCACATTGTTTATCCCTGA
- a CDS encoding aminotransferase class V-fold PLP-dependent enzyme: MNCYFDNASTSFPKPPEVASRISRYLTDEGGTYGRAAYQRVHEATRQVEQCRDALSALLGVADPEKIAFASNATSALNTLLLGISSRPTVIWVSPMEHNAVMRPLWHLHRTLGIRMEVLPAMEDGSIDTDALGKLPAGEDSLFVINHLSNVNGVIQPMSEISRLATSRGWKIILDAAQSLGEIPVEAVNWNIDCVAFTGHKALMGPTGTGGFYCKSPQELTLTHFGGTGSLSDSYEMPAEMPDHFQAGTPNVAGIVGLLSALENRPAACHTPSDVLACMRELSKLPGIKIYGAKQSDQQGELFSFTHQSQPPATISQKLFERHGIETRSGLHCAPLAHRTLGTFPSGTVRIALSPYHTVADLENLIKAIADVATN; encoded by the coding sequence ATGAACTGTTATTTTGATAATGCGTCCACCTCTTTCCCCAAGCCGCCGGAAGTAGCATCCCGTATAAGCCGCTACCTAACCGACGAAGGGGGTACTTACGGACGGGCAGCCTACCAACGGGTTCACGAAGCAACCCGGCAGGTAGAACAATGCCGCGATGCCTTGTCGGCTTTACTCGGTGTGGCTGATCCCGAAAAAATAGCTTTTGCAAGCAATGCCACTAGTGCACTCAATACCCTGTTGCTGGGAATATCCTCGCGACCAACTGTTATATGGGTATCTCCCATGGAGCACAATGCCGTGATGCGTCCTTTATGGCATCTGCACCGCACACTGGGAATCCGCATGGAGGTACTGCCGGCAATGGAAGACGGCTCCATCGACACGGATGCGCTTGGTAAACTGCCGGCGGGAGAAGACAGCCTCTTTGTAATAAACCACCTCAGTAATGTGAACGGGGTAATACAGCCTATGTCCGAAATAAGCAGACTGGCTACCTCCAGGGGATGGAAGATCATACTGGATGCAGCACAGTCGTTGGGCGAAATACCGGTAGAAGCGGTAAACTGGAATATTGATTGTGTTGCTTTTACAGGTCATAAGGCGCTGATGGGACCTACCGGCACAGGTGGATTCTATTGTAAGTCACCCCAGGAACTCACCCTCACGCACTTCGGAGGAACAGGCAGCTTGTCCGATTCCTACGAAATGCCCGCCGAGATGCCGGACCACTTTCAGGCGGGAACACCCAACGTGGCTGGAATAGTGGGGCTGCTTTCTGCCCTTGAGAACAGACCTGCAGCCTGTCACACTCCATCGGATGTACTGGCATGTATGCGTGAGTTGTCCAAACTTCCGGGAATAAAGATTTACGGAGCCAAACAATCCGACCAGCAAGGCGAGCTGTTTTCCTTTACCCATCAAAGTCAGCCGCCCGCAACCATTTCTCAAAAGCTGTTCGAACGGCACGGAATCGAAACCCGGTCGGGATTGCATTGCGCACCGCTTGCCCACCGTACCCTGGGAACCTTTCCGTCGGGTACCGTACGTATCGCCCTGTCGCCCTACCATACGGTAGCCGATTTAGAAAACCTGATTAAAGCAATAGCCGATGTCGCAACCAACTAA
- a CDS encoding type B 50S ribosomal protein L31, translating into MKKGLHPENYRPVVFKDMSNDDVFITRSTINAKETIEIDGVTYPLIKVEISNTSHPFYTGKSKLVDTAGRVDKFMSRYGKRELKK; encoded by the coding sequence ATGAAAAAAGGACTTCATCCTGAAAACTATCGTCCCGTCGTGTTCAAGGACATGTCTAACGACGATGTATTTATTACGCGTTCAACAATTAACGCTAAAGAAACAATTGAAATTGACGGAGTTACTTATCCTTTGATTAAGGTGGAAATCTCCAACACTTCTCACCCATTCTATACCGGTAAGTCTAAACTTGTGGATACTGCAGGTCGCGTAGATAAGTTCATGAGCCGTTACGGTAAACGCGAATTGAAGAAATAA
- the selD gene encoding selenide, water dikinase SelD, producing the protein MTTTSFDLLSTSAYGGCSAKLSPTALSELLSDIPLIKDARIMVDIETHDDAGVYKLNDDTALIVTTDFFPPVCSDAYTFGQIAAANALSDVYAMGGTPLLALNITLFPSKDIPLGVLGRILEGGQDKINESGAFTMGGHTIDDTPPKYGLAVVGTVHPDKLITNAGLTPGQLLILTKPLGVGVLMAAQRMGMADEEAYNEAIRQMKLLNKAGASCMQLAGVKGATDVTGFGLLGHALKMAEASHVTLQLSLASLPAIPQALSLLQSGCIPGAAFRNADFVKEHVFYAPSCTVEQKMLACDAQTSGGLLIGVDAHKADWLLQELQATSLHPQAAIIGEVLPRRNKAIYCQ; encoded by the coding sequence ATGACAACAACCTCATTTGACTTATTAAGCACCTCCGCCTACGGAGGCTGTTCGGCAAAACTTTCGCCTACAGCACTTTCCGAACTTTTATCGGACATCCCTCTTATAAAGGATGCCCGTATCATGGTGGATATCGAAACGCACGACGATGCCGGAGTCTACAAACTAAACGACGATACCGCACTTATTGTAACCACCGATTTCTTTCCGCCGGTCTGCTCCGATGCCTACACTTTCGGACAGATTGCGGCAGCTAACGCCCTGAGCGATGTGTATGCCATGGGAGGTACCCCTTTGCTGGCTCTCAATATCACCCTCTTTCCATCCAAAGACATACCCCTCGGGGTACTTGGCCGTATTCTGGAAGGCGGTCAGGACAAAATAAACGAATCCGGAGCCTTCACCATGGGAGGACACACCATAGACGACACTCCGCCAAAATACGGACTGGCTGTGGTAGGTACCGTTCATCCCGATAAACTGATAACCAACGCCGGACTTACACCCGGGCAGCTGCTTATCCTGACCAAACCTCTGGGAGTAGGAGTGCTGATGGCGGCACAACGTATGGGCATGGCGGACGAGGAGGCCTATAATGAAGCCATCCGGCAGATGAAACTCCTTAACAAAGCCGGGGCATCCTGTATGCAATTGGCCGGAGTGAAAGGCGCAACTGATGTAACGGGCTTCGGGTTGCTGGGACATGCCCTTAAAATGGCGGAAGCATCCCATGTAACTTTGCAACTGTCGCTGGCTTCGCTTCCTGCAATACCACAGGCACTGTCGCTATTGCAGTCGGGTTGCATCCCCGGAGCCGCCTTCCGTAATGCCGACTTTGTAAAAGAGCATGTCTTTTATGCCCCCTCCTGTACGGTAGAACAAAAGATGCTGGCCTGCGATGCCCAAACCTCCGGCGGATTGCTGATCGGGGTGGATGCTCATAAAGCCGATTGGTTGTTGCAGGAGCTTCAGGCTACTTCGCTTCATCCCCAGGCAGCTATTATTGGAGAAGTGCTTCCCCGCCGCAACAAAGCCATCTATTGTCAGTGA
- a CDS encoding ferredoxin domain-containing protein, giving the protein MIVNERESRHEHVLQVGRQMMTAARTAPKGKGIDIIEVGMVTDQDIVRLSEEMVRYSDESGMKFLLRDAENLQQAEAVIIIGTAQKVQGLNCTHCGYATCAEKPDAVPCAINTIDVGIAVGSACATAADCRVDSRVMFSAGMAAQRLGYLGDCTCVMAIPISASSKNPFFDRKPKTPVQ; this is encoded by the coding sequence ATGATTGTAAACGAACGCGAATCGAGGCACGAACATGTGCTGCAGGTAGGTCGTCAGATGATGACGGCTGCCCGCACGGCTCCCAAAGGGAAAGGTATTGATATTATAGAGGTAGGGATGGTGACCGATCAGGATATCGTACGCCTCTCGGAAGAGATGGTACGTTATTCGGATGAATCGGGTATGAAGTTTTTGCTGCGCGATGCAGAGAACCTTCAACAGGCTGAGGCGGTAATCATTATCGGAACTGCCCAGAAAGTACAGGGACTGAACTGTACCCATTGCGGTTATGCCACCTGTGCCGAAAAGCCAGATGCCGTACCTTGTGCCATCAACACCATCGATGTGGGTATTGCCGTGGGATCTGCCTGTGCAACGGCGGCCGACTGCAGAGTGGATAGTCGTGTAATGTTTTCGGCCGGCATGGCGGCACAGCGGCTTGGCTATCTGGGCGATTGTACCTGTGTGATGGCTATTCCCATCAGCGCATCATCCAAAAATCCATTCTTCGACCGCAAACCAAAAACACCGGTTCAATAA
- a CDS encoding KamA family radical SAM protein, translated as MTKKNLTTSDITRLKKMYAKHLPWLVSLAEGSAACNDFKNRLQAALNTHQTDNAVVRTISRLISYDGSVINELSTGQEIRVETLSNLWQFLRGEIICDTHTDLLLDLYHQFAALTEKPEIKDDIAWMKRQMNRWQTGLDKEVLAIRVANRERIIKELIKKIERQHGGSSRYQFEESFNFEQKYAKVCEWWKLSHFHLSMAIKSPTELNTFLGNSLPEHTMRLLTDARKKKMPFFVTPYYLSLLNPTDAGYDDATIRTYILYSQELVDTYGTIKAWEKEDIVEAGKPNAAGWMLPEGHNIHRRYPEVAILIPDSMGRACGGLCSVCQRMYDFQSERLNFDLEALKPKESWDKKLRRLMHYFEEDSQLQDILITGGDALMSQNATLRKILDAVYKMALRKRKANEGRPEGGKYAQLQRVRLGSRLPAYLPMRVNDELVEILREFKEKASVAGVSQFIIQTHFQSPLEVTPEAREAIKAILSAGWTITNQLVYTVAASRRGHTAKLRQLLNTMGVVCYYTFSVKGFQENYAMFTPNCRSLQESEEEKIFGRIPSEKIGELNNLIKGTKDLGRNLTHFLKDNHLLFAATDRSVLNLPAIGKSMTFVMAGITPDGKRILKFEHDATRRHSPIIDHMDQVYIVENKSVAAYLRQLQSMGEDPEAYKSIWYYTDGKTEPRFPLFEYPEFSYKATATVTNLQLE; from the coding sequence ATGACGAAAAAGAATTTGACGACTTCAGACATTACCCGTTTAAAAAAAATGTATGCGAAACACCTCCCGTGGCTGGTAAGTCTGGCGGAAGGATCTGCAGCCTGTAATGATTTTAAAAACCGTTTACAGGCCGCACTGAACACACATCAGACCGATAATGCCGTAGTGCGTACAATTTCACGTCTTATCAGCTACGATGGATCAGTTATAAATGAACTTTCTACCGGACAAGAGATCCGGGTAGAGACCCTTTCTAATCTCTGGCAGTTCCTTAGGGGAGAGATTATCTGTGATACTCATACCGATCTGCTACTTGATCTGTATCACCAGTTTGCAGCTCTTACCGAAAAACCGGAGATTAAGGATGATATAGCCTGGATGAAAAGACAGATGAATCGATGGCAGACGGGCCTCGATAAAGAGGTGCTGGCCATCCGTGTAGCCAACCGCGAACGGATTATTAAGGAGCTTATCAAAAAAATTGAGCGCCAGCATGGAGGAAGTTCCAGGTACCAGTTTGAAGAAAGTTTTAATTTCGAACAAAAGTATGCCAAAGTTTGCGAATGGTGGAAACTAAGTCATTTCCACTTGTCTATGGCTATCAAGTCACCAACGGAACTCAACACCTTTCTTGGCAACTCATTGCCGGAGCATACCATGCGGTTGCTTACCGATGCCCGCAAAAAGAAGATGCCTTTTTTCGTAACACCCTACTACCTCTCGCTGTTGAATCCCACAGACGCAGGCTACGACGATGCCACTATTCGTACCTACATCCTCTATTCGCAGGAGTTGGTGGATACCTACGGAACAATCAAGGCCTGGGAGAAGGAGGATATCGTGGAGGCTGGCAAGCCCAATGCGGCCGGATGGATGCTTCCCGAAGGACATAATATCCACAGACGCTATCCCGAAGTGGCCATTCTGATACCCGACTCCATGGGAAGAGCTTGCGGGGGACTATGTTCCGTTTGTCAGCGGATGTACGATTTCCAGAGCGAGCGGCTCAATTTTGATCTGGAAGCATTAAAACCAAAGGAGAGCTGGGACAAGAAACTTCGTCGCCTTATGCATTATTTTGAGGAAGATTCGCAGTTGCAAGACATCCTGATCACCGGAGGAGACGCCCTGATGAGTCAGAATGCCACCCTGCGCAAAATATTGGATGCCGTATATAAGATGGCCTTACGGAAACGCAAAGCCAACGAAGGCCGGCCCGAAGGCGGGAAATATGCCCAACTGCAGCGGGTACGTCTCGGTTCGCGCCTGCCAGCTTACCTGCCCATGCGTGTAAACGACGAACTGGTCGAGATTTTGCGCGAATTTAAAGAAAAAGCTTCTGTAGCAGGCGTAAGCCAGTTTATTATTCAAACCCATTTTCAGTCGCCGCTGGAGGTAACCCCCGAAGCACGCGAGGCAATCAAAGCTATCCTGTCGGCGGGGTGGACTATCACGAACCAACTGGTATATACTGTTGCAGCTTCCCGTCGCGGTCATACTGCCAAGCTTCGCCAACTGCTCAACACCATGGGAGTGGTTTGCTACTATACCTTCTCCGTAAAAGGATTTCAGGAAAATTATGCCATGTTTACACCCAACTGCCGCTCGTTGCAGGAGAGTGAAGAGGAAAAGATATTCGGACGGATCCCGTCTGAGAAGATTGGCGAACTGAACAACCTGATTAAAGGAACGAAAGATCTGGGCAGGAATCTTACTCATTTCCTGAAAGACAACCACCTGTTGTTTGCCGCGACGGACCGCAGCGTACTTAACCTTCCGGCTATCGGCAAGAGTATGACATTTGTTATGGCAGGCATTACGCCCGACGGCAAACGTATCCTGAAGTTCGAACACGATGCCACCCGCAGGCACAGTCCCATCATCGATCATATGGACCAGGTTTACATTGTAGAGAATAAGTCGGTTGCCGCCTACCTGAGGCAGTTGCAGTCCATGGGCGAAGATCCGGAAGCATACAAGAGCATCTGGTACTATACCGACGGCAAAACGGAGCCCCGATTCCCCCTGTTCGAATACCCGGAATTTTCCTATAAGGCTACCGCTACAGTCACAAACCTGCAGTTGGAGTAA